ctaaatcccactttgtataaacatttgtagttttagggtatttgatttggtacatttactttattgaatttttgaacattttttgggTAGAATCTACaaagggatgctaaattttttatgtatctactgaaggatacaaggtaagaacacctactgaagggtgttggaaggagaagcacttactgatgagtgctaaacaggtttgggtcaggctcgtgacgttaaacaagcgctacctgaaAGGCAATCcaattgattgttttgttttaatcctgtgttaagtgcattacatgttaatgattgcatctgagaagGGAAAAGTATATATgtgaaaattgaaggttgaaattaagtgctagaagggaagattactcaaaagaaagcaaaagaggaagaagagaaatcaggcgcaaaccactgagcggttgtGGCGCTGATGGGTTtggctttgcttaaaagctgagcggtttttcacatttttcactttgaaacccttctttgcattttgcctgagcggtctccctaaacctaacactcttctttcactttcaaaagcattttagagagatttcctcactttctcattcacccactcaccaaaaattcaatttttcaccattactttgtcaaagtttggggtttttggttgagggacttgcattggagaggacatacatcatcaattaagcaatttttctgcaagcattcacaatctccactcaagtaaatatgcaaattcatgttaaaggtttttattttgggatttgttgaagaacatgcttaggaacatgataaattacggcttttgatttctatgcatgaattgatagaataggaactgtttgaaccaaTTAAATAGCATggttttggtctggattgatgattttagcaaaagaaTGGAGATTAGGATAAAAAaggcaaggattttgaaaaaccctagccgccaccgctgagcggtatgtTTTGGCGCTGGGTGGTGGCATgatttgaggcaaaccgcctgggcggtctccTTTGACGCTAGGCGATCTGcagctgttttgcctaaatgttgaaatttttgatgtttgtatgttgaggagccctgtttttcctcaaagaattatatgatttgatgatgcactaacctctaatgatgtttctatgaatttttgttggatgaaattgatttatgcaggaatgtttacctcaaaaagagttaagacaatgggcaataaaaggaaggaaccagagagacctagaagattctattcttcaaggttcctttcaaggaagcatgaggaacattttgctatagttCAGGAAAGgcgactgctgatggagagaaaagccacgtacattcctgacttggctccagagtttggtctggagattgagaggcgaggttgggagagactgacgaccTATCCAGCACCAACCAATATTGAggtggtgaaggagttctatgttaatgccttgccgagaggaggagtgtctgcagggaggtacatgagctatgtacatGGACACTTGATCAGCTGTGATCCGGATACCATCAACGCctttctagggactgagtggccaggagagcagtgtaggtatgctgctatactgggggaggccagggattatgaggagatagagcgagtgatgtgcatccctgggaggcattttcagagaaacccgaacggagcaccggtgaacatccttagggaagatttaactcccctagccaaatattggatggcatttacacatgccaacatccaaccatgctctcatgtttccgatattactttgcatcggatcttggtcatctactgtatgttgaggcagatggacgtgaatgtggGGAAGATTATTACCAGTGAGATTatgagctgcgccaacactgtgagcagcagGATGCCACTGGGACATCTGTCCCTGATTacctatttgtgccagcaggcaggagtggacacttcagttccacctttcgagaggccgaggagtgctattaatgcctcTTATTTTTgtcagtattgtagaggggaCGAGCCAGCtggagcagtccctaggagacgtcctaggagggcagcagcacaataggaggatgagcctgcagatgcaccaacagagcagcctgagccattccagatgagagacatgtgcatgtctatgatggaggcgaggatggagtccatttacagagggcaggaggccactgccgagatgatcataggactttatgaccagccaccagtgcacaggtggactatggatgagttccgtagtgtgatggcttggcgtcgaggacaggcacatggtagtgggtccggagctgctggaacttcaggaggacaggatgatgaccaagaggatgatgaagattttgaggatgcccaagaggaggaggatgatgactcagatgaggatctgcgctgatggcatctactgatggatgtcaagCACTGGCagggattttctttttctttttctttgtactttgaattagtagtataggttaaatttaagtttgagtctatgcttggcttgtacacttattcagataatggttccaatttattgcatgatgagttgtttactattgatgattgattgtggatgataattgagaatgtgtgaatgttgatatccaggttgatggttcactagctatgtgaacaagatgagtaagtgattcatgattgtgattttgatgctaagcaggattcatgtgagaagtgagaaagcctgattatgtgaggtattgagcttcaaagttttattattgtgtgcactgtttacagggaatcatgaatggtattgacttaatcttgatgattgattgaattgcatgtgtatgtcatatgatcaaggccatgcttggaaagcccttacttagccaaatcttcacccaaagaattgtaattgatataccctttttgaaccttgaccttaaacagtattaaaacccttgtttgaattgatttacctttagttagggttgagaataattatatgtgttgaaaaggttcaagtttggggttgaatggggaaagtgaaaggtaaaagaaaaagaaaagcgttgagttcaaaagatgaaaaagaaaaatgcatgtgaaagaaaagaaaagaagaaaacagaaaagcatgtaaagtgaactcaatgtaaaatgaaaaaggggaaaagttgggaatgagtgagattggtcaaaaagagagtgtgcttgaactttgaataatgatttaaactctcttaactcaaggattttgtattccagaaaaaccaattttcttgatagcccagccacaatacaagccttggaaaaagtccttgtgatgacatgtgcatgtgaaagatgttgattgttttagatgaatgacaatattgttttatgtgacatgtgaacaatagagagtagagtgacctcattaaacacttgagtgattcagtgaaacacttgcttggtgagaattgttaaatccatgtttacatccatgtttagttgattgatcattcatgaaatAAATCATCTGttaaaaaaagattgattatgtgaactaatttggattAAAAGCACATGCATCTTTGTAgaattccactgaaatttgaaattgtataataacttgtcatgagaaaaaggagttttgaaagtgaattatttgatgaaaaagtcgAAAgctaagttttgtcttgtttgcttgaggacaagcaaagttctaagtttggggttgtgataacggtctaaaaaccgttattttcatgcttaaatttgatagtaaaacacaccctttgtggcttagaatgagctttaaatcaagtaaaacacttagttgagtctcttgagagtcaaaagttggttttaacgatattatgcttgttttgcattgttttgcagggtttttagatgaaataaagatggaagtgaagtaaggtggacttagacctatgaaagaaggagaaaaatgatgaaaagaagggtcaaacaagccgttgagcgccagaatggtccgctgagcgcttagagcgattagagggaaaccgctcagcggtaaaactgaccgttgagcggtcaaagcggcaagaggcaaaccgctgagcagtcaaATTAGGCatctgggcggttgtctgtttttttagttagattctgtaaatctttctgtaatctatctgttatctttttgggcttatatatagcctcagtgcgaattagatagggattcttttggcagagagaaacgtccagagctattcaacacaccttgaaggaggttccttggatgcttaagctccattcaaccaagtttagggttatttcttccattttttcattattttcatctagtttcaccatgattatggtgaactaaactctttgttgttggggaacaatgtaatcttttgaaactctcatatattgaaattcttatttatttcatatgcttgccatatacttgtttatcaattgttgggttctcatctgcgctcaatgcttttattgtttaactcattcagtaaaagatgtttgtctttatcgatatggggacgtacggtaatgtcatgaactggtggaaaattccttgattatgccaatatcgcctagggataggggtaggacggtcaatNNNNNNNNNNNNNNNNNNNNNNNNNNNNNNNNNNNNNNNNNNNNNNNNNNNNNNNNNNNNNNNNNNNNNNNNNNNNNNNNNNNNNNNNNNNNNNNNNNNNNNNNNNNNNNNNNNNNNNNNNNNNNNNNNNNNNNNNNNNNNNNNNNNNNNNNNNNNNNNNNNNNNNNNNNNNNNNNNNNNNNNNNNNNNNNNNNNNNNNNNNNNNNNNNNNNNNNNNNNNNNNNNNNNNNNNNNNNNNNNNNNNNNNNNNNNNNNNNNNNNNNNNNNNNNNNNNNNNNNNNNNNNNNNNNNNNNNtttttgttctttgcatatcaccaccaaattaattctcttttctcaagtcttacgcgattaggttacatgaaagttaaggcctaagagtcttttGAGAAAACGATATTCAGACTTACTCGTTTATATTACTTAACAACTATCAAACGttaaattaactttaacatCGGAGTATCTGCTATAAATACCATGTGAACAATTTAAACCAataaaaactcactttctaaatAGCATTTAGACTTTAGATGTTAACCTTTATCCCATtcgaaatattaaataatcaacatatccttttatatatatatatatatatatttaatattttaagccTTTTCTATTATTTCTAACCTTTTGCACAAATTTAAATAGGTATTATTTTCGGgtaatattataaatcaaattcattaaataGTGAAATtaggtttatattttattgtttactttatATGCATCAATGCGCTATAGGAATGAcatttattttaggtttaaacttctttttggttcctaagttataagtggatgttcagtttagtctccatttttaaaaatgtaaatctttggtccctaagttataaaaaatgtatcaaatgagtccttttttgacttgaaatactgtttttgattgtttcttaacaactgctacatctttagattgctctgatttgtttcttaatcataacagcactttagattgctctttgtactttgactataaacataaaaaaggactcctttgatacattttttataacttaggaaccaaaggtttacatttttaaaaacggactAAACTGAAGATTCGCTCATAACTTAaagaccaaaaagaggtttgaACGTTTATTTTACAACATCAACAAACAATTTATATGAACAACAATTATGAATAATACTTACTTTTTACGTGAAAAAGGTCACTAAAAGTCCAATCTTCCTATCCTCTTCtaataatctattttaattaatttcctgACTACAAATCAACTTCTCGAAGTCAGAATTCTAAACTTAGATTGAATGATGAATGGTCGGACTCCGgtataatattgtttaaaaatatttataaaaaaataagataaccCTTCTCATTTATTATAACCAttttagaagataaaataatcttttgaCTTATACTTTTACAAACAgctatataataatttattttcaataataaaatatttatatttaaatgaattattaataaGATTAACGAAATtaggaataaaatattattaaaaattaatgtttattaatgAGATAGGAGAACTGAAAAGTATGGATACTCTGAGAAAGATAACTACTGCAAGGATAGATAAAGGCTGCACATTTGCAAAGgagaataatattttgataaccattttttaaaagaagtttttcctttgTGAAAAGGCACGTTACACTAATCATATTTACACCACGGTGTCGTTGTCATCGCCGGAACAGAAAGGAACAAAAAAAGACAGCAGCGGCAAATTCAATCACGCTTACTTTTACCGTCAACCTAAATTACATACATTGCAGTATAATATAGCGTTCATACCGTTATTCAATTTGCCACGTCATCCCTTTAACCAATATTCAAAATGTCAGGGCCCACCGCAGCCGTCACCAAAATTGTACAGCAGACAAAAAAAGCGAATCCTAATGAGACACGTGGATTTCGGACTCACCAACTACCCACGACTCCGATCTTCTCCCCGACACGAACCGGTTCACGGAACCCAAACCGCGCGGCTCACTCGAGAACGATTCTTCTAACAAATCGTCGTTGCGGCTCCCCGTGCTGCCACCAGTGCTTCCCCTCGTTTTCTTGCCATAGCTCCATTTCTTCTTCGAAGAAGAATCCCCAGGCTGAAGGTCCGGTTTCTGAACTGGTTTTCCCCTGCGACCAGTTTGGAATATAGCACGAACGCTTGCGAAGAATCCAGCCTTCTTCCTCTGGCTCCGCTTAGACTTTTGCCGCGTGATGGTAACGGCGGCGATTGAGGTAGTGGCGGTGGCGGTGGAGGAGATTGATCTCTGGCGCGTTCTAAGTGTCCGATTGCGGTCTCGCTTGGATCGCACTCTCCCTATGCAGGAGACCTTCGGCGACGAGGGTTCAACGAGGGAGTTTTCCGATTTTCCGCTGACAGACGCGCTCCGCTTGGGGAAGAGCCTGGCGTTTGCAAGTCGGTGATTGCGACGGCATTTTGCGTCGGCGAAGGAGGTTTTCTGCGGCTTCGGCAAGCCGATAATTGCGGCTTTGGATTTCAGATTCTTGGAGAATCGCTGCGAGTTGTTGTTAGAGCTAGGGTTGAGGTTCGTGGAGGAAATTGAGTTTCCTTTAGTGGATTCGTTCCTCTGGTAAACGGCGTTGCGGTCCCACCAGTCGTACTCGGCGTCACCGGAGAGCCAGAAGGACTCCGGCGGCAAGTCTGGATGGTCGTTGTCGGCACAGGCGATTTTCTGGTCAGAGCAACCGCCGCTGCAGGCGGAAACCAGCGTCTCCAAATCGACCTGTGGCATAATAGTAATttgagagagaaggaaaaagaaaaagtttatttgGAGTTATTTGTCTTACTTTCAATGTTTGTTGCTGAGTCGTCTTGCTCTTTGTGACGGTGGTTCATTTATTTATTCGAAGGGATTGGAAAGTCTTTGAATCTATATGTTATATCGCTTTTCTTCTAGAGTGAGAGAAGAAAAGGCATtttcaaaagaataagaaaGCAATTCAAAGCAAGAGCGATAGTAGTATAAGATTTAACATGTTTGGTTTGCAATTGCGTGTATATAGAAATGTGCAAAATACTTTgaccatatttcttttaatgataGTATTTTGTATATGAATGAAATGGCTCACCAAACGGGCTTGGCTCTTATTTAGAATTTCATTTTGTGATAAACATTAACGAGGGTAAAATGCCCCCTTTGCGAAGGTAGCTTAACTACCCTTGGTCACGATAAGCTTTGAGATGTACAACATAATTATTGAAGCTTTAAAGCTTATAATTATCTGTCATTTTAATTGGAGAGAATATACTACGGTATCTTTGTGGCCAAGGCTTTTTagtataacattaataaaatttaacaaacaaaatgATGACTAATGCCTTCGTCAACTACGAATGAAGAGGGGAGGGAAACTAGTCATAACTGCTTAACGAATTGATAAAAGgttctttatctttttataattttttttgtatttttttatcatctttaataattttcttcttcatgaattagtttgataaaaataaaaagtaaaaagtaggATAAGCTAATTAAATGTCTTAAAAACTGTGTTGataaatgaaatgaataaaTGTTGTGATCCTGAAAATTGAATATTCATCTTTTTAAGAAATACTTAAAGAGACTATAAATGTCTTAAGTCTTTTATCATATAAACATGATGTATAAAGTCAATTGCGCTTTGTGCATAACTTGATTTTGTTCAATACATGAGGATGAGTTTGGTGAAAAGTagttttctctttaatttaatatacaGGCTTATTGGAATTGAAGGTATgtctctcttccttttcttccttgGTGGTACTTCTTAACATAGAAGGATTTTCGAGAGATCAAGTCCACCTTTTCTATTAGGCTACAAAGTTCTATTCGGTTCAAGAAAACTCCACCTTTAATCTTggctaatatttttctttcccttttcaaaCTTTTGTTCATTCCTCGTCTTTCTTTCAAAACTAACTTAGCAAACCAATATTCCCTCTCCAAACATGAATAAATCGACCACCgaattcaaaatattcaaaatccaaaaatccaaaaccatatataaatatatatatatatatatatatatatatatatatatatatatttattttatattttcaactagcctttataaaataaaattgaacaatGTATCAATTAATGTCTTATTgattcactagtaaaaaattgggtttttacagcgcacattatgccacggttcaccagaaaNNNNNNNNNNNNNNNNNNNNNNNNNNNNNNNNNNNNNNNNNNNNNNNNNNNNNNNNNNNNNNNNNNNNNNNNNNNNNNNNNNNNNNNNNNNNNNNNNNNNNNNNNNNNNNNNNNNNNNNNNNNNNNNNNNNNNNNNNNNNNNNNNNNNNNNNNNNNNNNNNNNNNNNNNNNNNNNNNNNNNNNNNNNNNNNNNNNNNNNNNNNNNNNNNNNNNNNNNNNNNNNNNNNNNNNNNNNNNNNNNNNNNNNNNNNNNNNNNNNNNNNNNNNNNNNNNNNNNNNNNNNNNNNNNNNNNNNNNNNNNNNNNNNNNNNNNNNNNNNNNNNNNNNNNNNNNNNNNNNNNNNNNNNNNNNNNNNNNNNNNNNNNNNNNNNNNNNNNNNNNNNNNNNNNNNNNNNNNNNNNNNNNNNNNNNNNNNNNNNNNNNNNNNNNNNNNNNNNNNNNNNNNNNNNNNNNNNNNNNNNNNNNNNNNNNNNNNNNNNNNNNNNNNNNNNNNNNNNNNNNNNNNNNNNNNNNNNNNNNNNNNNNNNNNNNNNNNNNNNNNNNNNNNNNNNNNNNNNNNNNNNNNNNNNNNNNNNNNNNNNNNNNNNNNNNNNNNNNNNNNNNNNNNNNNNNNNNNNNNNNNNNNNNNNNNNNNNNNNNNNNNNNNNNNNNNNNNNNNNNNNNNNNNNNNNNNNNNNNNNNNNNNNNNNNNNNNNNNNNNNNNNNNNNNNNNNNNNNNNNNNNNNNNNNNNNNNNNNNNNNNNNNNNNNNNNNNNNNNNNNNNNNNNNNNNNNNNNNNNNNNNNNNNNNNNNNNNNNNNNNNNNNNNNNNNNNNNNNNNNNNNNNNNNNNNNNNNNNNNNNNNNNNNNNNNNNNNNNNNNNNNNNNNNNNNNNNNNNNNNNNNNNNNNNNNNNNNNNNNNNNNNNNNNNNNNNNNNNNNNNNNNNNNNNNNNNNNNNNNNNNNNNNNNNNNNNNNNNNNNNNNNNNNNNNNNNNNNNNNNNNNNNNNNNNNNNNNNNNNNNNNNNNNNNNNNNNNNNNNNNNNNNNNNNNNNNNNNNNNNNNNNNNNNNNNNNNNNNNNNNNNNNNNNNNNNNNNNNNNNNNNNNNNNNNNNNNNNNNNNNNNNNNNNNNNNNNNNNNNNNNNNNNNNNNNNNNNNNNNNNNNNNNNNNNNNNNNNNNNNNNNNNNNNNNNNNNNNNNNNNNNNNNNNNNNNNNNNNNNNNNNNNNNNNNNNNNNNNNNNNNNNNNNNNNNNNNNNNNNNNNNNNNNNNNNNNNNNNNNNNNNNNNNNNNNNNNNNNNNNNNNNNNNNNNNNNNNNNNNNNNNNNNNNNNNNNNNNNNNNNNNNNNNNNNNNNNNNNNNNNNNNNNNNNNNNNNNNNNNNNNNNNNNNNNNNNNNNNNNNNNNNNNNNNNNNNNNNNNNNNNNNNNNNNNNNNNNNNNNNNNNNNNNNNNNNNNNNNNNNNNNNNNNNNNNNNNNNNNNNNNNNNNNNNNNNNNNNNNNNNNNNNNNNNNNNNNNNNNNNNNNNNNNNNNNNNNNNNNNNNNNNNNNNNNNNNNNNNNNNNNNNNNNNNNNNNNNNNNNNNNNNNNNNNNNNNNNNNNNNNNNNNNNNNNNNNNNNNNNNNNNNNNNNNNNNNNNNNNNNNNNNNNNNNNNNNNNNNNNNNNNNNNNNNNNNNNNNNNNNNNNNNNNNNNNNNNNNNNNNNNNNNNNNNNNNNNNNNNNNNNNNNNNNNNNNNNNNNNNNNNNNNNNNNNNNNNNNNNNNNNNNNNNNNNNNNNNNNNNNNNNNNNNNNNNNNNNNNNNNNNNNNNNNNNNNNNNNNNNNNNNNNNNNNNNNNNNNNNNNNNNNNNNNNNNNNNNNNNNNNNNNNNNNNNNNNNNNNNNNNNNNNNNNNNNNNNNNNNNNNNNNNNNNNNNNNNNNNNNNNNNNNNNNNNNNNNNNNNNNNNNNNNNNNNNNNNNNNNNNNNNNNNNNNNNNNNNNNNNNNNNNNNNNNNNNNNNNNNNNNNNNNNNNNNNNNNNNNNNNNNNNNNNNNNNNNNNNNNNNNNNNNNNNNNNNNNNNNNNNNNNNNNNNNNNNNNNNNNNNNNNNNNNNNNNNNNNNNNNNNNNNNNNNNNNNNNNNNNNNNNNNNNNNNNNNNNNNNNNNNNNNNNNNNNNNNNNNNNNNNNNNNNNNNNNNNNNNNNNNNNNNNNNNNNNNNNNNNNNNNNNNNNNNNNNNNNNNNNNNNNNNNNNNNNNNNNNNNNNNNNNNNNNNNNNNNNNNNNNNNNNNNNNNNNNNNNNNNNNNNNNNNNNNNNNNNNNNNNNNNNNNNNNNNNNNNNNNNNNNNNNNNNNNNNNNNNNNNNNNNNNNNNNNNNNNNNNNNNNNNNNNNNNNNNNNNNNNNNNNNNNNNNNNNNNNNNNNNNNNNNNNNNNNNNNNNNNNNNNNNNNNNNNNNNNNNNNNNNNNNNNNNNNNNNNNNNNNNNNNNNNNNNNNNNNNNNNNNNNNNNNNNNNNNNNNNNNNNNNNNNNNNNNNNNNNNNNNNNNNNNNNNNNNNNNNNNNNNNNNNNNNNNNNNNNNNNNNNNNNNNNNNNNNNNNNNNNNNNNNNNNNNNNNNNNNNNNNNNNNNNNNNNNNNNNNNNNNNNNNNNNNNNNNNNN
This genomic interval from Vigna radiata var. radiata cultivar VC1973A chromosome 8, Vradiata_ver6, whole genome shotgun sequence contains the following:
- the LOC106771303 gene encoding uncharacterized protein LOC106771303, which gives rise to MPQVDLETLVSACSGGCSDQKIACADNDHPDLPPESFWLSGDAEYDWWDRNAVYQRNESTKGNSISSTNLNPSSNNNSQRFSKNLKSKAAIIGLPKPQKTSFADAKCRRNHRLANARLFPKRSASVSGKSENSLVEPSSPKVSCIGRVRSKRDRNRTLRTRQRSISSTATATTSIAAVTITRQKSKRSQRKKAGFFASVRAIFQTGRRGKPVQKPDLQPGDSSSKKKWSYGKKTRGSTGGSTGSRNDDLLEESFSSEPRGLGSVNRFVSGRRSESWVVGESEIHVSH